The following are encoded in a window of Lacinutrix sp. WUR7 genomic DNA:
- a CDS encoding glutamine synthetase III, with translation MSTLRFHAVKETYNRKPVHIEEKERRSSIFGANVFNEDTMQQYLTKEALKSVQDAIKNGSKIDRVIADHISTGMKEWAISKGVTHYTHWFQPLTGATAEKHDAFFEPLGNGRAIEKFEGGQLVQQEPDASSFPNGGIRNTFEARGYTAWDPTSPAFIYGTTLCVPTVFVSYTGEALDYKTPLLRALQAVDQAAVAVCKYFDKNVKKVNASLGWEQEYFLIDLALANSRPDIVLTGRTLLGHSPAKGQQLDDHYFGTIPNRAMAYMRDLETECMLLGIPVKTRHNEVAPNQFELAPVYDEANLAVDHNSLLMDVMDKIAARHNFKVLFHEKPFAGVNGSGKHNNWSLATDTGVNLLSPGKTPMSNLQFLTFFINTIKAVYDNEELLRAAIASASNDHRLGANEAPPAIISVFIGEQLTKTLSELENVTNGKLSPEEKTDLKLNVVGKIPDVLLDNTDRNRTSPFAFTGNKFEFRAVGSTANCANPMTVLNAIVAKQLIEFKGEVDALIEKKSLKKDEAVFNILREYIKKSKNILFEGNGYGEAWEKEAKKRGLSNNKTTPEALKAKISKKAIDLYGDLGIMNKVEVEARYEIEVEQYTMRLQIESRVLGDIARNHIVPTAVKYQNILIENVRGLKEIYGADFKKLAKEQMVLIESISSHLESLNSNVTKMTNERKKANTLADIEKKAEAYCFKVKPLFDDIRYHCDKLELLVDDELWPLTKYRELLFTN, from the coding sequence ATGTCCACCTTAAGATTTCACGCAGTAAAAGAAACCTATAATAGGAAACCTGTTCACATTGAAGAAAAGGAACGTCGTTCTTCTATTTTTGGTGCTAATGTCTTTAATGAAGACACCATGCAACAATATTTAACTAAAGAAGCACTTAAAAGTGTGCAAGATGCCATTAAAAATGGTTCAAAAATAGATAGGGTAATTGCAGATCATATTTCTACAGGTATGAAAGAATGGGCAATTTCTAAAGGAGTGACTCATTATACCCATTGGTTTCAGCCACTAACAGGTGCTACTGCAGAAAAGCACGATGCGTTTTTTGAACCTCTTGGAAATGGTAGAGCTATTGAGAAATTTGAAGGCGGACAACTAGTACAGCAAGAACCAGATGCTTCAAGTTTTCCTAATGGAGGAATACGTAATACATTTGAAGCGCGTGGGTATACCGCTTGGGATCCAACTTCGCCAGCATTTATTTATGGTACAACGCTTTGTGTGCCTACTGTTTTTGTGTCGTATACTGGTGAAGCTCTAGATTATAAAACTCCGCTACTTCGCGCGTTGCAAGCCGTAGATCAAGCAGCAGTGGCCGTTTGTAAATATTTTGATAAAAATGTAAAGAAAGTAAACGCCTCTTTGGGTTGGGAACAAGAGTATTTTTTAATCGATCTTGCCTTGGCTAATTCTCGTCCAGATATAGTATTAACTGGTCGTACGTTATTAGGACATTCTCCAGCAAAAGGACAACAGCTAGATGATCACTATTTTGGAACCATTCCAAATCGTGCAATGGCATATATGCGAGACTTAGAAACCGAATGTATGTTACTTGGTATTCCTGTTAAAACAAGACATAACGAAGTCGCACCTAATCAATTTGAATTGGCGCCTGTTTATGATGAAGCGAATCTTGCAGTAGATCATAATTCCTTATTAATGGATGTGATGGATAAGATTGCGGCACGTCATAATTTTAAAGTGCTTTTTCATGAGAAACCATTTGCCGGAGTAAACGGTTCTGGGAAACATAACAATTGGAGTTTAGCTACAGATACCGGAGTAAATCTTTTAAGTCCGGGGAAAACGCCAATGAGTAACTTACAGTTTTTAACTTTCTTTATTAATACCATTAAAGCGGTTTATGATAATGAAGAGCTTCTTCGTGCTGCAATTGCATCTGCAAGTAATGATCATCGTTTGGGAGCAAATGAAGCGCCTCCTGCAATTATTTCTGTATTTATAGGCGAACAATTAACCAAAACATTAAGTGAGCTGGAAAATGTGACTAATGGTAAATTGTCTCCGGAAGAAAAAACAGATTTAAAATTGAATGTCGTAGGAAAGATTCCAGATGTGCTACTCGATAATACCGATAGAAACAGAACATCTCCTTTTGCATTTACCGGAAATAAATTCGAATTTAGAGCCGTAGGATCTACAGCAAATTGTGCAAATCCAATGACGGTTTTAAACGCTATTGTTGCAAAGCAATTAATAGAGTTTAAAGGGGAAGTAGATGCCTTAATTGAAAAGAAAAGCTTAAAGAAAGACGAAGCGGTCTTTAATATACTAAGAGAATACATCAAGAAATCTAAAAATATTCTATTCGAAGGAAACGGCTATGGAGAAGCTTGGGAAAAGGAAGCTAAAAAACGCGGATTGAGCAATAATAAAACGACTCCGGAAGCATTAAAAGCCAAAATTTCTAAAAAAGCAATAGATCTGTATGGCGATTTAGGTATCATGAATAAGGTGGAAGTGGAAGCACGTTACGAAATAGAAGTAGAGCAATATACCATGCGTTTACAAATAGAAAGTCGTGTGCTTGGTGATATCGCTAGAAATCATATTGTGCCAACTGCTGTAAAATATCAAAATATTTTAATTGAAAACGTAAGAGGGCTTAAAGAAATTTATGGTGCGGATTTTAAAAAATTAGCCAAAGAACAAATGGTTTTAATTGAAAGCATATCCAGCCATTTAGAATCTTTAAATTCGAATGTTACCAAAATGACGAACGAGCGTAAAAAAGCGAATACGCTAGCAGATATTGAGAAAAAAGCGGAAGCATATTGTTTTAAAGTAAAACCGTTGTTTGATGATATTAGATACCATTGTGATAAGTTAGAACTATTAGTAGATGATGAGCTTTGGCCATTAACAAAATATAGAGAATTACTATTTACAAACTAG